The genome window GAATTTTGAATTTTGAATTTCTACATGTCATAGCGCCGTCTTAGCTCAGTGGTAGAGCACACGCTTCACACGCGTGGGGCCACAAGTTCAAATCTTGTAGACGGCACCATTTCCTTTCAACAACTTACGGGCATCCTAGCGATGCCTTTTTTTGCGATCAAGGCTTGATAAACAGCTCCTCAATATTCCACAGGGAATACGGCATGATGCTGCTTGGGGAGGCGTTGCCGACGCGGGGATTGAGGGCCGTTACGACGTGACGGGCTACGAGCGGGATCGTCGGCATCTGGTCGCTCATGATCTGTTGTATCTCGTAAAAGGCTGCCAGCCGTTTTTGCTGGTCGCGTTCGACGGACTGTTGATCGAACAGCTCATCGATACGTTTTTCCCATTCGCTCGCCGGGGCCTTTTGTCCCGGCTGCCACTGATGTGTGGCGGCGGAAGAGAGCAGAAAGTTAGAGTACGATGACGGTTCGAGGTCGGTTTGTGAGAGGCCGAAAAGCGCCGCGTCGTAGTCGTAAGTTTTGGCTGTCTTTTCCTGAAGCTGAGCGGTCTCCACCGGCGCGACCTGCATCTTAATGCCCAGTTTCGCAAGGTCTTCCTGGACGACGGCAGCCATCAGCTTACGGGCTTCGTTCTCGGCCTGGACGATCAGCGTAAACTCGACAGGCCGCCCCTGAACGTCGGCCAAGATAGGCGCCTCGGCCGTGCCGCCTTTTTTGAATCCGGCCTCCGTCAACAACTTTTCGGCGTCGGCGAGGCTGTATTTGATCTTAGGCAGCGACGGATCGAGCCAGACCTTGTTGGCAGGCGAGACGAAGCCGTAAAGCGGCGTCGCCAGGCCCTGAAGCGTAACGCTCGCGATCGTTTCGCGATCGACCGCCGCGGCGACGGCCTGCCGAAAACGCTTGTCAGCGAACCATGAACGCTTGACCTCGTTCGCCAAGGGCTTGCCCGACCTGTCAGCCGGGCTCAAATTGAACCAGATATGGTCGATGCCCAGTCCCGGCCCGGCGTCGTATGCCCGCGTTGCCTGCTGGGCCTTTGACAGCGAGACGTAATCGTTCGTTCGAATGCGGTCGGCAATATCGAGCGAGCCCTGCGTGAGCCGAACGAGAGCATTGTTAGCGTCAGGAATGACCTCGATCGTGAACTTATCGAGATACGGCAGCTGCGTGCCGGCTGCGTCCCTTTTCCAGTAATGCGGGTTTCGTGCAAAATCGACCCGTTCGCCCGGGCTGACAGCCTCGACAATGAACGGGCCGCTTGAGACGATACTCGCGGGTGGGCTTGTCATCTTCATCGCTTCTGCCAGCTTGCCCGCCTTTTGCTCGGGAGCCAAAATGTGCGCGGGCAGAACGCCGAGATTGATCAAATAGTTTTCCGCACTGGCGACGGCGTGCGGGAATATCATCTGCATCTCTGTCTCAGAAATCTTCTTTGTGGCGATCGGCTTATCATCGACAAGCATGGCATCGCGAAAAGCTGTGGCCTGTGTCTTTTCGTCATAGATCGCCTCGAGCGAAAAGATGACGTCGTCCGTGGTCAGCGGGTGGCCATCCGAGAATTTGAGCCCATCGCGCAGTTTTACGTCGAGCGTCTTGCCGTCGGCCTGCATAGTCCATGTCTCGGCGAGGCCGCCAACGTATTTCAGGGTCGAATGGTCAAAATCGATCAGCCGGCTTGTCAACGTAAAACCGGCCCCGATCAACGTCGGTTCATCCTCGGCAAGCATATAATTGAACGTCTTCGGGGCTGCGGCCATGCGGTAAGAAAGCTTCCCGCCCCGCGTGCCAGTCGTTCTGGACTCGAGCTTTGGCTCGCGTGAAGCATTGGGGGCAGGCGCCGGGCCACCACAACCCGTCAGGAGTGAAGCGGCCAGGGCTATCAGGCAAAAATATCTTGATGTTCGAGGCATTTTATTCGATCTCCGTGACGAGTGAAGATTCCGGGCCAAGTGTGCTTTAGGAGTTTAGTTTCTTTCGGGCACCAAATCAATGCCGCGAAAATCCAGAACGCAAACAAAAAAGGCAGCCGTTTCGTTCGGCTGCCCTCGCTTTCATCTCGTCGTTTGTCAGGCCGACTCGCCCGCTTCGCTTTTCCAAATCGCGTCTGCGTAGCCCGGCTTTTTCGGGCTAGGCGTCGGCTGCGGCTTTGGCTGTGGTGTGATCACCGGCGGATTGCCTTTCGGTGGCGGCTTTTTGTCGCCGTCCTTCTGAGCAAATGCTGCGACGGCAAAGGCTGCCAACATCGCAAAACTCATCAATGTATATCGCAAAACTCTCATCTCAACTGAACTCCCTTTCTATCATATTCACGCCTTGCGGGGAAAGCGGGAAAGAGCGTCCTCATTTCTGCCTACGCAAACGCAGTGCCATAGCCGGACTTTTGACGCCCCAAGCCTGTTTTTGGTTGGAAAAGAACTCTCTCGCATCGTGGGTGCCTTTACAAAACTTTACGTTTTCGCATCTCGCCATACGATATCGTGAATTAAATGCGATAATCGCCTTATGCCTGACGAAAAAAGGCCCGTAAGCACGACGGACAGGATCAGTTCGTTTCTCGTACTCGTGGCGACGGGCGGAATGATAGGTTTCAACGTTCTGGCAACGACCGGATATATCAACGGCGTGCTGACAACCGATGTCTCGGAACGTTATCCGTCGGTAATGACGCCTGCCAGCTGGGGGTTTACGATCTGGGTCGTCATTTACGCCGGGCTGGCCGGCTTTGCGATCTACCAGCTGCTCCCGGCAAAGCTCGCTCAATATCGCAGCGTCCGGACGCTTTACATGGTAAGTTGTCTTCTCAACTGCCTCTGGCTCTGGTTGTGGTACAACTTTCAGATCGCCGGCACGGTTGTCGTTATCCTCGGGCTGTGGGCCGTGTTGCTGATGCTGGCTGCCAGATTTCGCGAGGCGTCGTCCTTTCCCGACGCGCTCTTTGGCAAAGGCGCGTTTGGCCTGTATTTCGGCTGGGTTACGGCCGCCGCCATGGCCAATATCGCGATCCTGTTGGTCAACCAGGAAGTTGCGATTCCCGCCGTTGCGTTCAGCTCCATCGGCGCTTTGATGCTGCTCATCGCTGCGGCCGCGGCGGTGCTTGCCCGATTCAAACTGCGCAATTATCTCTTTCCATTGGCGATTGCCTGGGCCGCCGCCAGCATTGGGGTCAAGCAGAGCGGAAATACGATCATCGTTGTCGCGTCCGCTGTGTGTTTGGTTACCGGCCTGGTAATGGCTATCAGCTTTGTAATGGACCGGAAAGGCACGTTTGAATGAACAACGGCAAGCTCTGCATCTCGGTCGCCGCCAAAACCGCGAAAGAGATGGCTGCACAGATCGAGCGTGCCGCCGCGATGGCCGATATTATCGAGATCAGGTTTGACGGCCTCGATCCAACGGCGATATCTCAAATCTCAAATCTGGAATGTGAAATTCCGCTGATCGCCACCTATCGCTCCGAATCGAGCGCGGCCCGGTGGGCGTTTTGGCGCGATCAGGCCTCGTCATTCTGGGCATGCGATCTGGAAGAGGACATTCTCGCATCGGTCGATCGTCAACGAAAGATCGTCTCGTTCCATGATCACGACGGCCTGCCTTTGGATCTGAACAGCATCTACGACCGCCTTGCTGCAACCGATGCCGATATAGTTAAGATCGCCGTCACGGCCAACGACATCACCGATGCCATTCCCGTGTGGAAACTACTCGGCCGGGCCAGTGCGGACAATACGGCGATCATCCCCATTGCCATGGGCGAGGCTGGCAAATGGACACGCATTCTCGGTCCCGCACACGGAGCATTCCTCACCTACGCATCGCTTGATAGCGGCCGTGAGACCGCCGTTGGCCAGATCAGTGCCGACGAGATGCTTGAGGTTTACCGAGTTAAGAAACTCGACCGCGAGACAGGTGTCTACGGTGTCATCGGCGAGCCCGTCTCACGATCACTGTCGCCATATATGCAGAATGCCGCCTTCGATGTCTGTGGCGAGGATGCCGTGTTCATTCCATTTCTTGTCAAGGACCTTGACGAATTCGTTACGCGGATGGTCAGGCCCGCATCCCGTGAGGTCGAGCTGAATTTCGCCGGATTCTCTGTCACAATGCCGCATAAGCAGGCAATAATGCGCCATCTTGACACCATCGATCCGATCGCTGAGGCTGTCGGGGCGGTCAATACTGTCAAGATCGCTCCGGACGGCCAAATGGCCGGCTACAACACAGATGTACACGGGTTTATTGCACCGCTGAGAACACATTTTGGCGATCTTGCACGTTCTCGTGTAGCCGTCGCCGGAGCAGGCGGAGCGGCACGGGCCGTGGCCTACGCATTGAAACAGGAAGGCACCGATGTGGCCGTTTTCGCCCGTGATCCGCGCAAGGCGGAAGGTTTCTCATTCGACGCCAGGCCAATTTCAGATCTAAAGGTTGAGGTCTCGAATTTCGACATCCTCGTCAACGCCACGCCTGTGGGAATGAAAGGCGAGCGTGATCAAAGTTTCTTTACTGCCGATGAGCTTTCGGGTGTAAGATTTGTTTATGACCTCGTAACCCGTGTTGACGGAACGCCGCTGCAGCGTGCTGCGGCCGACGCGGGTATTCCGTGCATCGGTGGGCTCGAAATGTTGATCGCCCAGGGTGCAAAGCAGTTTGAGCTCTGGACGGGCCGCAAAGCCCCGCTCGAGTTGATGCGAGACGCGATATTCCGACGAATAGGAGGTTAAATGTATGTCTGCTGAGGCACTTAACTGTCCCAACTGCGGTGGCGGCGTCGAGAGCAACGCCGCGGAATGCGAATTCTGTAAGGTCCGGCTAAAGACGGTCGCGTGCCCAAAATGTTTTGGGTTGATGTTCGTCGGCAGCCAATTCTGCGGTCATTGCGGAGCGATCGCCGCCCCGCTCGAGGTCTCGCTTCACGATGAGACCGGTGATTGTCCGCGGTGCCGCCAACCGCTCGAGGTGATGAAAGTCGCCGACACGCGCCTTCGCGGCTGCAATAAGTGTGACGGGCTGTGGATGGACGTGGCGACATTTGAATCCGTGTGCGCCGAGCGCGAACGCCAATCTGCGGTTCTGGGATTTCTCGATGACCGCACCGTCCGCGGGGTGCCGATGACAAAGGTCGCGTACGTGCCCTGCCCCGATTGCGGAGAACTGATGAACCGTAACAATTTCGCCAAGGCGTCGGGCGTGATCGTCGATATCTGTCGTGATCACGGCGTATGGTTTGACGCTGACGAACTGCCGTCGATCATCGAGTTCATTCGTAAAGGCGGCATGGAAAAGGCCCGCGATCGGGAGCGAATCGAACTCCGCGACGAGCGTGATCGCCTCCGCGACCAGCAACGTCAACAGGCCGCGATGGACGCCCGTTACGGCGATATCGGCGAGCGTGACGGCATTCGCAGTTTTGTGCAGTCGCTATTCGACCTATGAACGAGCGATACAGCCGGCAAATTCTCTTTCCAGAGATCGGCCACGAAGGCCAAGAGAAGCTTCTTAATGCTCGCGTTTTACTCGTCGGCTGCGGCGCTCTTGGCTGCGCACAGGCCGAGATGCTGGCACGCGCAGGCGTCGGCCACTTGAGGATCGTTGACCGCGATTTTGTCGAGTTCAGCAACCTCCAGCGACAGACGCTTTTCAAAGAATCCGACGCCGCTGAACGCCTGCCAAAGGCCGTTGCGGCTCAAACGCGCATCGCCGAGATCAACTCCGAGATCGCCGTCGAGCCGCTCGTAGCCGACATTAATAATTCAAACGTCGAATCGCTCATCGACGACGTCGATCTCGTGATCGACGGCACCGACAATTTCCAGGTTCGATACTTGCTCAATGACGCCTGTGTCAAACATGGCCGAACCTGGATCTACGGCGCCGCCGTCTCAAGTTACGGGACAACGATGACCGTCCGCCCGCACCAGACGCCGTGCTTGCGATGCATCTTTGACGAAATGCCCGACGCCGGTTCGTCGCCGACCTGCGACACCGCGGGCGTGATTATGCCGATCATCGCCACCGTCGCCGCCACGCAGGTCGCCGAAGCACTAAAAATTCTCGTCGGCGATCTCGATTCGCTGCACGCCTCGCTGATGCAATTCGATCTCTGGGCCAATGATAGGCAGCGAATAAAGCTCAGCGAACCCAAGCCAGACTGCAAATGCTGCGGCAAAGGCGTTTACGAATTCCTCGACGCCGCCGCACAGGAATTCTCCGCAGTCCTCTGCGGCCGCAACGCCGTCCAGATCGCCCCGCCGTCGAGCACAAAGATCGATCTCGCCGAACTCGCGTCACGTATAAGTTCTGTCGCAGCCGTAAAGCAGAACGAATATCTGGTTAGATTCGTGACTGGCGAGAACGAAATGACTCTGTTTGCTGACGGAAGGGCAATAATCAAAGGAACCGATGATATCTCGGTTGCCCGTTCACTCTACGCTCGATTTGTTGGAGTGTAACAACTAATCGCTCTCAAGCCAGATGATATCCGCGCGATCTTTCGCCCGATTCATGGTTCGTTTGTTCTGAAGCAGATCGGACTTTGCTATGACGGGGATCTTCAGCCCGTCAAACTTAACAAACAACCGACTTGGCCACGCATCGTCAAAATCGATCCCGTCAACCGCGTTAATTACATCGATTCGATAGGGTGGCATCCCCATCTGAAAAACCATGCCCGGAGTCATCAGGTCTTCTTTCTTCAGATCAAAAAGCGGGGCCCCAAAACTAACCAGAGCTTTCCATACGCGTTCGGCATTCTCCTCGGAGATGCGGATCCATAGGTCAAAATCGCCGGTTCCACGCACAAAGCCATGAAACGCGACTGCGTAACCGCCAACGACCATGAACTCAACTTTTTCTTCGGAAAACGCTGACAGTATGTCGATGAAGTTCTGGTTCAGCAACCCGTTTCTCCCTGAATTCGTAAAGGCTTCGCGATAGTTCCCACGTCATTTCAAAACGCTGTTCGGGAGTTGTCGACGTACGAAGATCACCAGCATCGTCGCTTTCGTCGAGCGTCGTGACCTTCGTGGGCATTTGGCTTCTATCGACAAGGTTCATATGCTTATTATATCACGGTTTCGTTGATATATTTGGGCATAATACGGATGAAAGCAACCCCCAAAATCGTGGTAATCGGCGGCGGCTTCGGCGGGCTTTGGGCGGCGAAGGCGTTGGCCAACAAGCCCGTCGAGGTCACGCTGATCGACCGCAAGAACCACCACGTATTCCAGCCGCTGCTGTATCAGGTCGCAACGGCTGTGCTGAGTCCGGGCGAGATCGCACAGCCGATCAGGCGAATTTTGGCGAAAGCGAGGAACGTCGAGGTCATCCTCGGCGAGGCGGTGAATTTTGACAAAGAAAGACAAAAGGTAGTTCTTGCCGACGGCAGCGAGATCGGCTATGACTATCTGATCGTCGCGGCCGGTGCGCGGCACGCCTACTTCGGCCACGACGAATGGGAAACATCAGCTCCGGGGCTGAAAACCATCGAGGACGCCGTAGAGATACGCCGCCGCGTCCTGCTGGCATTCGAACTTGCCGAGCGTGAGGCGTATCTCACAGGTAAGCAAAAACAGCTCAATTTCGTCGTCGTGGGCGGCGGCCCGACGGGTGTCGAGCTTGCCGGAGCGATCGCGGACATCGCCCGAAAGGCGTTGGCGAATGATTTCAAGGCCATCGACACGCGGAAGGCCAACGTGATGTTATTCGAGGGCTCGGACAAGATACTCGGCACGTTCGGAAAGGACCTTTCGGCTAGTGCAAGAGAACAGCTCGAATCCCTGGGCGTTGAGGTTCACCTCAACGGTTTTGTTACCGACATCGAGCCCGGACGAGTCCGTGTCGGCGACAATTGGGTCGAATGCGATGTCGTTCTCTGGGCCACCGGCGTCGCCGCATCGCCGCTCAGCAAGGCATTAGGCGTTGAGACCGATAACGCCGGCCGCGTCGCCGTCGAGAGCGACCTTTCGATCAAGGGCTCGCCCAGTATCTTTGTGATCGGCGATATGGTGCATTTGCTGCAAGAGAGCGGCGAGCCAGTCCCCGGCGTCTCGCCCGCTGCGATGCAAATGGGCGAGGCCACGGCGAAGAATATCCTCAACGAGCTAAAAGGGAAGCCCCGCGAAAACTTCGTCTATTGGGACAAAGGCTCGATGGCCACCATCGGCCGCAAAAAGGCCATCGCGCAGGCCGCCGGGATGAAATTTCGCGGCATTATCGCCTGGTTTATGTGGCTGTTCCTGCACGTTTATTTCCTGATCGGCTTTCGCAATCGACTCGCCGTGATGTTCGCGTGGTTCTGGGCTTACCTGACGCGAGAGCGCAGCGCACGGTTGATCACCGGCGACGCCCACGAGTTAAAAGACGCGATGAATTTCATACAGGCAACGCAAGTCAAGAAACCGGCTAAGAAAACCTCCAGATCAGCAGGTCTGTGATAACCTGTCGTTTGCGATTATGAGGCCCGTTTCCATCCTTGGCTCCACCGGCTCTATCGGCTGCAGCACGCTAAAAGTGATCGAACATCTCGGCGATATTCGTGTCGTCGCGATGGCGGCCGGACGGAATATGTCAAAATTCGCCGGGCAGATCGCCGAATTTCGGCCCGAACTGGTGTCGTGCGACGACCAGACCTGTGCCGAGGAACTGGAACGCGAACTTCACGCACGTGGCGTCGTTCCGCCCAGTATCGAGTTGAACACAGACGGTATGATCGCCGTCGCGACGCACCCGCAGGCAGAAACAGTCGTATCCGCAACGGTCGGAGCGGTCGGCTTCTTGCCGACACTGCGAGCGATCGAGGCGGGTAAACGCGTTGCTTTGGCCAACAAAGAAACGCTCGTGATGGCCGGCGAATTGATGACAAAAGCTTCTCAGGCATCCGGCGCGGAGATATTACCGGTCGATAGTGAGCACAACGCCATTCACCAGTGCCTTCGTGGCGAGAAGCGTAACGAGGTCAAACGCCTCGTTCTCACCGCCTCAGGCGGCCCCTTTCGCACATGGTCAAAACAGCAGATCGCAGCCTCAACACGCGACGAGGCCCTCGCTCATCCAAACTGGGACATGGGCGACAAGATCACGATCGATTCCGCAACGCTAATGAACAAGGGGCTTGAGGTCATTGAGGCCAAATGGCTTTTTGGCTTTGACGCCGACCAGATCTCGGTCGTGGTGCACCCGCAGTCGGTTATCCACTCAATGGTCGAGATGATCGACGGCTCGGTCATCGCTCAGATGGGCGTGACCGACATGAGTCACCCGATACAATATGCACTCACGTATCCCGAACGCCGCGCGGGATGCCTGCCGCCGCTCGATCTCGCCGGGGTGGGCCGATTGGAGTTTGAGGAGCCTGATGTCGAACGCTTTCCATGCCTCGATCTGGCCTACACGGCACTTCGCACCGGTGGGACGATGCCCGCCGTTCTGAACGCGGCCAATGAGGTTGCGGTCAGGGCATTTCTCGACGGCCGCTGCACTTTGCCCGACATCGCCCGAGTGAATGAGGCCATAATGTCCGCTCACGAACCGATCGCAGCGGACAGTATCGACACAGTTCTCGCGGCCGATGGCTGGGCGAGAAGCGCCGCCGCCGAGGTGCTCGCGGCCGCCGCCGGTTCGGC of Chloracidobacterium sp. contains these proteins:
- a CDS encoding ABC transporter substrate-binding protein encodes the protein MPRTSRYFCLIALAASLLTGCGGPAPAPNASREPKLESRTTGTRGGKLSYRMAAAPKTFNYMLAEDEPTLIGAGFTLTSRLIDFDHSTLKYVGGLAETWTMQADGKTLDVKLRDGLKFSDGHPLTTDDVIFSLEAIYDEKTQATAFRDAMLVDDKPIATKKISETEMQMIFPHAVASAENYLINLGVLPAHILAPEQKAGKLAEAMKMTSPPASIVSSGPFIVEAVSPGERVDFARNPHYWKRDAAGTQLPYLDKFTIEVIPDANNALVRLTQGSLDIADRIRTNDYVSLSKAQQATRAYDAGPGLGIDHIWFNLSPADRSGKPLANEVKRSWFADKRFRQAVAAAVDRETIASVTLQGLATPLYGFVSPANKVWLDPSLPKIKYSLADAEKLLTEAGFKKGGTAEAPILADVQGRPVEFTLIVQAENEARKLMAAVVQEDLAKLGIKMQVAPVETAQLQEKTAKTYDYDAALFGLSQTDLEPSSYSNFLLSSAATHQWQPGQKAPASEWEKRIDELFDQQSVERDQQKRLAAFYEIQQIMSDQMPTIPLVARHVVTALNPRVGNASPSSIMPYSLWNIEELFIKP
- a CDS encoding 1-deoxy-D-xylulose-5-phosphate reductoisomerase, whose amino-acid sequence is MRPVSILGSTGSIGCSTLKVIEHLGDIRVVAMAAGRNMSKFAGQIAEFRPELVSCDDQTCAEELERELHARGVVPPSIELNTDGMIAVATHPQAETVVSATVGAVGFLPTLRAIEAGKRVALANKETLVMAGELMTKASQASGAEILPVDSEHNAIHQCLRGEKRNEVKRLVLTASGGPFRTWSKQQIAASTRDEALAHPNWDMGDKITIDSATLMNKGLEVIEAKWLFGFDADQISVVVHPQSVIHSMVEMIDGSVIAQMGVTDMSHPIQYALTYPERRAGCLPPLDLAGVGRLEFEEPDVERFPCLDLAYTALRTGGTMPAVLNAANEVAVRAFLDGRCTLPDIARVNEAIMSAHEPIAADSIDTVLAADGWARSAAAEVLAAAAGSAAIPA
- a CDS encoding tryptophan-rich sensory protein — its product is MPDEKRPVSTTDRISSFLVLVATGGMIGFNVLATTGYINGVLTTDVSERYPSVMTPASWGFTIWVVIYAGLAGFAIYQLLPAKLAQYRSVRTLYMVSCLLNCLWLWLWYNFQIAGTVVVILGLWAVLLMLAARFREASSFPDALFGKGAFGLYFGWVTAAAMANIAILLVNQEVAIPAVAFSSIGALMLLIAAAAAVLARFKLRNYLFPLAIAWAAASIGVKQSGNTIIVVASAVCLVTGLVMAISFVMDRKGTFE
- a CDS encoding ThiF family adenylyltransferase — translated: MNERYSRQILFPEIGHEGQEKLLNARVLLVGCGALGCAQAEMLARAGVGHLRIVDRDFVEFSNLQRQTLFKESDAAERLPKAVAAQTRIAEINSEIAVEPLVADINNSNVESLIDDVDLVIDGTDNFQVRYLLNDACVKHGRTWIYGAAVSSYGTTMTVRPHQTPCLRCIFDEMPDAGSSPTCDTAGVIMPIIATVAATQVAEALKILVGDLDSLHASLMQFDLWANDRQRIKLSEPKPDCKCCGKGVYEFLDAAAQEFSAVLCGRNAVQIAPPSSTKIDLAELASRISSVAAVKQNEYLVRFVTGENEMTLFADGRAIIKGTDDISVARSLYARFVGV
- the aroE gene encoding shikimate dehydrogenase, producing MNNGKLCISVAAKTAKEMAAQIERAAAMADIIEIRFDGLDPTAISQISNLECEIPLIATYRSESSAARWAFWRDQASSFWACDLEEDILASVDRQRKIVSFHDHDGLPLDLNSIYDRLAATDADIVKIAVTANDITDAIPVWKLLGRASADNTAIIPIAMGEAGKWTRILGPAHGAFLTYASLDSGRETAVGQISADEMLEVYRVKKLDRETGVYGVIGEPVSRSLSPYMQNAAFDVCGEDAVFIPFLVKDLDEFVTRMVRPASREVELNFAGFSVTMPHKQAIMRHLDTIDPIAEAVGAVNTVKIAPDGQMAGYNTDVHGFIAPLRTHFGDLARSRVAVAGAGGAARAVAYALKQEGTDVAVFARDPRKAEGFSFDARPISDLKVEVSNFDILVNATPVGMKGERDQSFFTADELSGVRFVYDLVTRVDGTPLQRAAADAGIPCIGGLEMLIAQGAKQFELWTGRKAPLELMRDAIFRRIGG
- a CDS encoding zf-TFIIB domain-containing protein translates to MSAEALNCPNCGGGVESNAAECEFCKVRLKTVACPKCFGLMFVGSQFCGHCGAIAAPLEVSLHDETGDCPRCRQPLEVMKVADTRLRGCNKCDGLWMDVATFESVCAERERQSAVLGFLDDRTVRGVPMTKVAYVPCPDCGELMNRNNFAKASGVIVDICRDHGVWFDADELPSIIEFIRKGGMEKARDRERIELRDERDRLRDQQRQQAAMDARYGDIGERDGIRSFVQSLFDL
- a CDS encoding NAD(P)/FAD-dependent oxidoreductase — protein: MKATPKIVVIGGGFGGLWAAKALANKPVEVTLIDRKNHHVFQPLLYQVATAVLSPGEIAQPIRRILAKARNVEVILGEAVNFDKERQKVVLADGSEIGYDYLIVAAGARHAYFGHDEWETSAPGLKTIEDAVEIRRRVLLAFELAEREAYLTGKQKQLNFVVVGGGPTGVELAGAIADIARKALANDFKAIDTRKANVMLFEGSDKILGTFGKDLSASAREQLESLGVEVHLNGFVTDIEPGRVRVGDNWVECDVVLWATGVAASPLSKALGVETDNAGRVAVESDLSIKGSPSIFVIGDMVHLLQESGEPVPGVSPAAMQMGEATAKNILNELKGKPRENFVYWDKGSMATIGRKKAIAQAAGMKFRGIIAWFMWLFLHVYFLIGFRNRLAVMFAWFWAYLTRERSARLITGDAHELKDAMNFIQATQVKKPAKKTSRSAGL